The DNA region ATGATGGGTCAAACTTTGCAGATTGTGAGACATAGGCAGAATTCTCCTCTGGAGGTAGATACtgtagagaagaaaaagattttgctTTAAACAGCATGTAACATTTAGCTCATTGCTAAAATGCTACTTGTTGTAAATCAGTGAGTTCATTTGAAGAAATATTCCACAGATAGAACACcttgtggaaaaaaagaagccacCACAGCTACTGCCAAGAGAAATACTAAAGGAAAAACAACTAAAAACCCCTCCCCACGaaaccaaaacacccccaaCAGACCAACCATCAACTGCACACCAGAAAAAATTTTGGTATTATTTTCTGATAATTTACCACTCCAAATGTGTAACAGCATTCTATTGTTCTTCTGATTCATTACAAGAGTAGAATCAGCTTACTAATGCTAGCCATGAAGGACAgatgaaaaacctgaaaaacctAAAACTAGCTTAAAAAACCCATGGTGAATGGTCTGTTTACTATGTAGAAAGACTTGTATCCAAGAGgtatttaaatgtgttttgaaaacAAGTCCACACATGTGTCTTTGCAAGGACAATCCCTTGATTCCagtcagagagcagcagctgatgctcTATCAAGCCTTTCTGATATGCCAGGAAAAGTAGCTCAGGGCACCCTCTGCACTGGGTAATCTGAATCCCACTACTGGGAGCTTTTAccattttaaatggattttcaaAGGACTCCATTATTAGCTGAGCTTTCCGCTGTGCTGTGGTCAGAGTCCTCTTATTTCCTTCGCTTTCATCACAttccttaaaagaaaagaagaaaaggaagaaatattaaCATGGATATTCTTTTTGTTTGGCTACTGCCATTCCATGCCATGCTGCTTCTCACTCTGAAATTCTACTGCCAGCAGGGACCCTCCAGAGACATGGAGGAACCTTGCTGGCTTCCTAACCCAGCTGTCTTGGTTAGGCTTACGCCTGTCAAGTCAGTACTGTTGCCATGCATTCCCACCTTATTTCTTTCAACACTTCCACACAGTTTTATCAGATTATTAAGTCTGTTTTCTAGTATTTCAATACTGTCACAAACATACTGCTTACACTGAATATGCTGACAGTGGTAGTAGCAACAAGACATGTTGACTCTGGCTGATTGTCTTGAATATCCATTGTCCTCTCACTGTCTGAAAAGAGACAAACATCTTCCAAAACCAGTGCAGGGTCTGCATGAAAAGGAGACAAAATTTTCATTAGAGTCTTGTGTATTTTACTGCTCTTTTGTGTCATGAGGTTTCCCTGAAAGTTTTTTCAGGGCTGCTTATTTTCCCCATGTCAAAGCTCCATCATTACTAGCACAGCTTTTAGGTTAACTCTAAATTACCCAAGGCAGAGTTATTCTGGAGATGATCCATAGGAATCCGTGAACTGTCATGTGGTCCAAAGAGGGCATTCTCCAGCTTCTGCAGAGAGATTCAAATTATAAACACCATTGATACACTACAAATCTATTATTTTCACATACTGCAGAGACACTTtaatgaaaattgaaaaaaagggatgaaattCAGAGATGGAATATTCTTAGTGCAGCTCATGTGCCAGAGCACATTGCATCTGGCACCAAAGGCTACCTGTGCAAACACCCACAGGCTAATGAGATGCTGTACTTCATGTACATGACAAGAGAGAACGAGTCAGCCTTAGAAACTAATCTGAAACCTCTCTTCTTACAGCTCAGTCAATATATTCCAATATACATGAAACTGTCCAGTAGCCAGAGTGTTTGCTGATGAAACCTTAAGTGCTGCTTTATGGTGGTTTGTAAAATATCAGTTAACAACTGGTGGTAATATGAATCTGGCACAGATAAGTACCATTAAACTAAAGCAGAAAACTTGTAAAATGGATGAGAGAAGTAATTTACTAGCAGGTAGCAAAGGTTGATACATTTGTTTCCAAGTTTAAGGCTGAAGACACTAGGTAAAAATACAATACAAACAATACCTCAGGGTTGGGTAGAGGTGCTCTCTTCCTGACTGAAGTAATCTCAGACTAGAATGGGAGAGAAAGGTCAGTCACTTAAAAGCCCTGTTTCTTCTAGGCCGGCCACCTTACCAATGTTTTCATCACATTTATTACAAGCTAGCAGGttaataaaattactttcttcttctcctgcagtATTTGCACTTGGCTATACATTCAAACACCTCACACAAAGAGGGCACATGCTTGCTCACATATGTTTTTTTCACTATGGATGAAAGCTGAATTAATATCAACACGCTGCTGATATATTTTAACTAATTAACTTCTTACACCTAGGTTGGTTCTTTTGCCTCACCATAgctgtaaaatatttatgagTCCATTTACATGGCCAGCAAATTCCTCCAGGTGCAGTTCTTCCTCACACAGGCAAATGTGATGTATAGTGTAAGACAAACTGCATTTTGCTCAAGAAGTGTCTGTTCATTTACTGCTCCAGTTTTCCAGGAAACTACACTGTGTGTAAGCCACTACACAGCAGACAGGCAAGAAGTTACAACATATCTTTCTGTTCTACTACAAAATTCAGTGTTCAAAAAGCAAACTTCAGCATACACATCACCACAGGTCACCATTCAGCTCCAGGGCCTGGCTTAGGGAATGCCAGTGATTAGTCTCCTGTGTGGTACAAGCTACTCCTACCTTGAGAAGAGGCATCTCTCGGGCCTGCTGAATGAGCAGATGCAATTCATTAATCTGCTGGCGAACAAGTGGTGGGACAGGGTTACAGCAAGCAATGATACCCTGGCATtctctgcagagagaggaggaaaattcAGTGTGCTGTATTTATGGCTGGTATGCTGGGCATTTGCATTCAAAGGATGTGCAATTCAAAGGATTTAACCACTATCCTGACTGTGACGGAGCAAGACAAGTCAGATTCATCTCTGTGATGAAATTCTGCACCAGGTTTGTGCAGATGAGGAGAAGCCATCAAGTCAGGCTCCTCTCACTTCTGTGGTCTGTCTGTCCTCATGATCATTTATTTCATTCAGTATTCACCTCTGAAAGTTGAGCCAGGCACCAGACCTGCCtttaaagatgtattttttttattctgaagtaTGGTTGTTAGGTGATGGGTGCCAAATGTTTGGGGAAAATATTGTATAAATTGGGTGTTTTAAGGGATCTGTCCCTTGCCCTCCCCATTCCATAaggaactgaaataaaaatccaaGTAAGTTTTGGGGGCACTAACCCCTCTCTTGCTCTGTAAAAGTGAAGGAATCTCAGAGGGAATGTGTAACAGAGAGCATTGCAAAGGAATGTGGTTTATTAGTGCAATACAATTCAAATGATGTATCCCAGACATCTGAAGCCTTCTGAAGGAGTACTgctatttatttctcttccaaACTGAACAACTATAGAGAAAAGCAGTACTGACAGCTGGAAGGAAGGGACCAACTGCATAAGTAATTACACCCTTGGAAGTGACTTGCTGGATATTAAGATCAAGTAAAACTCCTTCAGTGTGAACGAAACTTACTTGGGCAGCTCCTCTGCAATCTTCAACAGCATATGGTTTGGTAGCACATACCTACAACACAAAGAGGTGGTATGAATGTAACAGACtgttaaaaacaattaaaaacacCTTCAAAGTAAAAACTCTGCTCCCATTACAAGGTCTGGGatgatgaaataatttaaaaagaaaagaaacgTAACAAAACTTCTGTGAAACAAGCAGCCTGATGTAGTACAGTAATTTCTAGAGGTAACAAAGTAGTCCCATCTCAGGGGTGGAAGGGGCATAATCCAAGAGATTTACTAAAACATCAAGTCAGTGTCCATAACAAACGACTTCCTACCCTGTGCTCTCATCCTCTTGACGTGCTATCTTGTCTCTCCATGCAAACAGCAGCCTAAATGCTGCCAGCTGTTGGGTATCAAGGTGTTTTTTCTGCCTCCTGTAGAGATCAAGGTAGGATTCATCTGTAAAGAGGGGCTTGATGTATTTCTggataggaaaaaaagcagcactcgTGAGCTTTCCATTTTGCCTCTCAGAGACAGAATTGCACACACACATCAGGGGACTAAATTCACTCTGGTGCAATGTGTCTTTGAGCTTTTTATCCTAAACTATTGGTAGGAGCCTATTTCTGAAAAACACACATCCATTGTTAGGGGAAATCCACCCTCATCAAATCCAGGAGCAGTTTTACTATCATCAAGCTTTACTACATCACACAAAGCCTACTTTCACAGACAGTGCTCTCCACAGGCACCATATAGTTGTCTATGAACTCCAGTGAGGCTTTGAACTTTAGGAACGTCCAGCAGAACCAGAAGTGTAACATCTCTCTTAGGAAAGACACAACTGAATGCATTGTGAGGCCAAGGAATACAAGCAttcagaaaagagcaggaaggcATCTGAATCCAAGGACCATAGCTAGTGAAAGTGACTGCATATGACTGAGTCAGAGTATATACAGATGTTTTCAGACacaaaaaaagacagagaacAGGCAAAGGACCTTTTCTCCTAATGCCAAACTCCAATCCAGGTAACCAAAGCAGGTGAAGCTTTACCTTCAGGCAGATGTCCCTGCTGCGCTGCCACACAACCTGCAGCTGTgtgggctgctccttccctctctcccacaGCAACTCCCTCACTTTATCATAGATGTAGAGCAAGTAGTGAGTGTCTTCACGGGCATAGCGGATCATTTCTTCTGGCAAAGGGCTAGAAAAAGAGCCAGAATTACACCAACATATTTCAGCTGTCCTGCCAAACTGTTACTTTTCTCTAAAAAGGCATATTAGGGCAAAATGCATATGAGACATGCCAAGAACTAACAtggaaaatctgttttcatACCGAAGGATTGGTTAGGGAACAGCAGTAAAATGCTGTGCACTGTCCAGTTCACATTCTTGTTTgtgtgctggagagcaggacTGCTGTGTAGCTAAGTCATGTGGCAGAACTGCTTGCTATGGTATTTGTCATagctctcctctctctgcagagcctaTAAAAGTAGACTTGAGATCTCTGTGGTGTGCAGGGTGCACCTGCATAGTCAAGATCACTGCTCCAATACCATCTGCTCTGCCTTGCACAGGTGATTAAATGTTTTTGTGGAGGCACTAGAGGAGCAAATACTATCTCTGTAACACTGTAGTGATTAAGAACTGTCCCTAAGAAGTGGGCTTCCAGATTTTCATTACTTCATCTTTGCAGATCTTTCCAAAAAGAactcatttaataaaaaaaccatGGGGAAATGTAACACTCAAAAGTTTGGTAAATGCTGTGCTCATTCATTTTGAGACTAACCCATAACTATGGGTCCTGCAAGGAGAAGCTCTAGCAATGCAAACAAGGAGAAGTGCTACCCTGCAGCCCATTTGAGGGTCAGTTTTTACCGTATTCTCCAGTCAGCCAGCTGGTACTTCTTGTCAGCATCTACACTGCAATACAGCTTTAGCAAGTGATCCAAAGAATGTCTGCCAAGATTGAGGAGACGAGCAGCTTGGTGAGTATCAAACACATTCACCAAGTACAGACCAAAGTCTCTTTGCAGCCATTCCACGTCTGAATCAGCACCATGAAGGACCTTGAAAAGCATAAAAACTTCAGAATGATACGAAGAACATTTCTACTCCAGGCTGGTAGTGCTGTGCTTTCATACTCATGTGTCtagatttcttttctctgttttttacTGTTAAGTACAGAACTACTAAATAAGTGCATCTGACAAGCAGTTCACTACTAACATCAAGGAAACAGGCTCCTGGACAAATTATAGTGAAAGCAGAATCAAGCGATCAAGACCAAGCACACAGTGTGATTTTACCTATAAGAAAGCTCAAACtaaaacaacaataataataataatgttttaaaaatctggtGAGTTTTGCAGCTGACCTTCACAATTGCAGGGTCTGTGAAGGTCTCATTGAGGATGTTCATGTCACTGCGCAGTTCCAGTGTATCAATAATGAAGTCTTCTGTTCGGGTGGAAATCTGCATCAGACACGTCAAGCCAAGGAAGCTCCTGTAGGAGTGGTGCTGAAAACAGGGAAGAGAGATGTAAGCTAGGATTCATTACAGAAACAATACTATAAAACAAATGGCATTCTAAATGAGGGAAGAAAGAGCAACAAGActtctttgagaaaaaaagacaCTGGATGAGCAAACTTTCTCTTTGCAGTGACTAAgatgacattaaaaaaacaggATTAATTGAAAGAAGATCAAATTTACTAAGAAgtgcacagccagccctgccattgGAAAACTTCTAATACTGACACAGTTTAATTCAACCTTATAGATAATATCAGACAGATCAGGGGTCAGGAATTGTCTTTTCATGTCAGAGAGTACAAAGACCACGAGAAAACCACCCTCCACACCCCCCATGAGAAGAATATGATGGTCTCCTAGCTCCTAAAAGTACATGTGTAGCttctaaataaaaaatgcaattgGATTACCTCTAAGTCCAAGGCAAATTCTTTACAAGTCATAAGCTTTTCATTTAGTTCTACCAACTCATCCAGTGTGGTGATAAAATGACAGGGTGTTTCCTCGATGGGCCTGTACATCTGGCAGAGCAAATGAATTAGGTATGGTATATTCACTGTCAACTCCCAATCCCAACCTCCACCCTCAAACCTGAAACTTGTCAAGTATGGCTTTAAATGAACTACATCTGttgtttaaaattaaagtgGGCACCAACCTGGAGTTCAGGTTTCTTGAGAACTTCATCTGGTGGAGAAAAATGCTCCAGTTCATACTGGTAAGGATGAGCAAACCTGTGGAAATTAGGAAGAGACAAGCACAGACTAAATTCCAGTCCTCTTTATGAGGACAGAGCACAGAGGCTTTGAGAGCTATGGCTGTTTCCCTATTCTGTCTCTTTTCAAGCAGAGGTTTAGTGTAACTGCAGAGGTCTAAATCAAATCACATACAAAGAAGTGTGGACACAAACACATGCAGAAGTGTTATACATGATGAGCATCAGCACAATCTGACCACACAGGTTCACCCAGGGGACTCCAAGCACCttgctgtcaggttagtttctTACATGTCTTGCTCAGTTTTCTGCGTCCTCTGCTGATGTATGAAGTCTGCCAAAGCAGCTGGCACATCCAAGTCCTCAGGGCGCTCCTTTCTCTGCCGTCCACTTTTTGTGAGGGCTGAACAACCAATATGGAATAACTGGACTAGGTCCCCCACACAACATGTTCTCAGCCTACTACTATCTCCCCCTCCACCCACCACAAGAGTTTACAAAGTATCAAAAATTTTAACAATTTAGTGCTGCTGTTTTCACTGTCATTTTGTACCTGAAATAACAACTCAGTTACTTGGCTGTTTTTAGGATGACACAAGGTGATTTTGGCTCAAAAGCTTGGATGGAAATTGAAAAATCTACAGAAAAACTTTTCAATCCTTCACGGTTACTGAAAGTACAACTGCATCAGTGCAGAATACAGATgaactggcagcagcagaatgtGTTCCTGAGACAGGGTGTTACCAGCAGCTTTGATAAAGCACCAAAACCAAAGGTAGGTCTCCCCACACACCTCCTGCAGCTCACTCATCTGAAAGAATATCTGTAAAGATGACTAGTCACGACTTCTCATGCAAAAGTGACTCTCATGTATGCTCAGGGTagtaaaaagcagcagcagattaTCTGTTTGGAACAGATTATTTGCTGTATACCAGCAAGAAGATGCTGTTTGCTGACCTAGCCTGACATTGCAGATATGGAATCAATAGTGTCACCAAGAATGCTACACCCAAGGTTCAACATCTCCTGCTATTTGTTTTTATAGTCTGTGATTTCTCCTCTAGACTGTGAGGACAGGTTTGTGTCAAATACTTGCAACAAATTACTCCCCCAAAAATAAACCCCTTACCTTCAGGCAAAGGCTTCAAAGCATTTGGTTTGATAAAAATTTTAGGTACAAAGGGAGTGTTGGAATTGTCAATCTTTTCACGAAACTTCAGCTGTGGTCGAGAAATATTCTTGGCATGAAGCAGTCGGAATGTTTCAGACTGAGTTCTTTTGTGGAATTCTCCTGCCTATATAAAAAAAACAGAGGTAGAACCAACATGACTTAGCAGACATTCTTTCCCTCAGTCTGATCCAACATTCAGAGGAGGAGTTATACTCCACATTTAAAATTGAGTAACTTTTTTTCAGTAAGGAAGAAAAGTTGGGATTCAAGATCCTGAATTCATAAGCACAGGAAAGGCTGCTGAGGATGTGAAACTGGAATGGCAATTGAAAGCACAAAGATTTCAGAACTAAGTTTGaatgaataggaaaaaaagagagaggtaCTTAGAATGTGTGAAAAACATGAGGGAACATTTAATTACTCTACTGGAGAACTGGTAGTGCAATGGCTGGGAGAACAGCTGAGCTAACACAGCCTAACTGAGCATGGGGGCCCTCACCTTACGGTTCCAGCTGGAAACAATCATCTGTGGGGGCTGTAACCCAGCTGGCAGGACTGGCTGCTGGTTTCTATTCACTCCTGATGCTTCATCCAATAAAATACTCTAAAATCCAGAAAAACAGTGTGAAACACCTGTTAAATTACCACACCTGTTAAATTACCACCTGTTAAATTACTCAGACACTGTAGTCAGACTGAGTAAAGTCATGTAGGTAGGTACCTCCGTAGCCATCTCCCCCAAATTCTGTGCAACACAAGACAGACAAACATGGGAGGAGTATGTTAAAGATCAGGGGTGGGAAGAGTTTCTTCAGAGAAGTACTCTCAGATGTACAGACATGTTCTCAGGCTGTGAGGATTTTATGTCAAACTGCATTTAATTTCCTCACACATCCCATATTACCTTCCTGCCCCTTGGCCCACCTACCTTAGCTGCAGTGATCTCTGGCCTGGCAGTTggaagagtttttaaaataaaaagggaataCATAAAATTGAGGAAATAGTGACTAATTGTGGAAGCTGTGCCACTAAAGTTCttgcaacaacaaaaaagaaaacttgtggCAATGGAACACTTTTTAAGAACCACATCCAGAAATAATTTGCTTACCACTCTTTCAAGAATGACATCATTGGAGTCAACCAGCATATCAAATTTATCTTCCAGCCCTGTCACTTTGCTGGAATCTTTCATGAGGCTCCGGCAGCCGTGGTACTGCATCACCTGGCTCATGCTTGCAAGAGAACAGCACAGCTGTCAGCAATCTGAAAGCAGGCTACCTAAACACTAAAACACCCAATTCTCTTACACTTTCTACACTTCAAAGTCTGAAAAGAAATCAAGTTATAGATATCATCACATGAGCAGTAAATAGAAAAAACATCTGTACAGTATTAAAGTGTTAGAATAAGTTTCTCACAAACATGACTTTTAAAATGGACAGCCTAACTGTTCAGTATCAGGtgctcctccctgcacagctcctcatGGCAATATAATAAAATGCCCTCCTTAAGCTTGCCACTTCACCTGCCAAATGCTAGAGAAGCAGCTAAAACCAGATGTGTGAAATAAACAACCTTTTTACCTATGGCAAGTTTGAGGTTGTCAAAGAAGGGGGTACCTTCTGGTTTGGATTGCCAGCTACCAGCACCAGCCCAGAGGGGCAGAAGGGCCCTTACCAGCGGAGCAGGCGGTCGCTCTGCGTGCTGCAGTAGGCACGGAACCCAGGGAAGCTGCAGTAGAAATCGTACTCGtctccaggctgggggagcccatTGGATGCCTTTGTTGCAGCCACCACCGTCCCGAGAGCATACTGTGCAAGAACACCGTTATCAGCTTTTTGTcagtattttgtttctgtttactCGGGATACTCCTTGATAGAAATGCACTTTACCTGGCTGGTTGGAACTGCATGGCTCTAATGTGTGGTATTGTGGGGTTTTGCACCAGGAGTAACTTCATGTAGTTATTTAGACAGCTTTAAATAATGAAAGTCTAAAAACTTCCTTAAAGAACTACTAAATGATTATAGAACTGCTACTGATCATCCTCCAGTGAtcaggcactgaacaggctccccagggaatggtcatggccccaaggctgccagagctccaagAGCTTTAGGACAATCCCCTCAGGCAGAAGGTGGGATTGtaggggtgtctgtgcagggccaggagctggactcctGGATGATAATTACTTTATTACTCtaccaaaacaccccaaatccctgcaacGCTTCCTATTTGGGATCTGGCAGCCATTCCCTCTCCGGAATCAGCATCGTGCATAGGTAAAACACACGGGAGCTGACGCTGCGATTTATAAAGCCGGGGCAATTCTCATCGCAACAAGCCGTCCCGAGGGTCCCGATTCCTTGGCATTTCCAGAAATCCCCGGTGGCTGACAAGGCCAGGGCCCGACCCAGGCGGCTAACAGGTCCCGATACACCTCTCtggcccccgcagcccccggcccggcccacaCCCTCCTGCTGGCATTGGGGGACACCCTACGGGTGTCTCCCGCTCCGGCTGGGATCCCCACGCGGCCCCCGCGGGACAGGACTACAGCTCCCGGCATGGCCCGAGCGCACACGGCACGCCGGGAGCGGTAGTGCCTCGCCcgctctccctgcccctctccgACCGCACCTTGACGAAGGCGTCGGGGCTGTCGAACCCGGGCAAGGCCGACATCGTGCTGCTTCCCTCCGCGCCCGCGGGCATCCCGGAGCTGCCCGCCTGCCCCACCGGGCTCCCCTCACGGCCGGCTGCCGCCATGTTGACGCGCGGCGCTGTCGCGAGAATCGGGCGCTGTCGCGAGAACGCAGCGCTGCCGGCCGGAAGGGGGGAGAGGAGAAGAGCGGGGCCCGCCGGCGCCCCCAGCGGCAGGACGGGGCAGGACAGGCCGTGTGAGGGATGGCAGCAAGGCCCTGAGGGGAGCCTTGAgggccgcccggcccggccgggctgCTGTGCGGCACATTCGGCCTTTTCCCCCACAAACACACACCGGTGGGACCCAGCACCAGAAGGGAAGGGGCCCAGAGGAATCATCAGCTCTtggacaccccaacaatcccacttTGTACCTGAGAACgttgtccaaaggctcctggagctctggcgGCCTTGGCAGTGACCGTTCCTTAGGGAGCCGGTTCATTGCCCCACCACCCGCcgggggaagaaccttttcctgatatccagcctaaaactcccctgacacagctccagccgttccctggtcctgtccctgtcaccacagagcaaaGATCAATGTGTGCCCATCCTAGTCCCCTCAAGAGGGAGTTGTAGACTGCAATCAGTTTCTCCTCAgactcctccaggctgaacagaccaaggaCCCTCAGTGGCTCCTCTTCCCCATCTTCCCGTCCCTTCTTTGTACACTCTAGGGgcttaaaaatctttcttatattgtggTGCCCAGTCCCCTTGACAGCCACACCAATGCCCAGAAAGGGGCAAGGGCCAATACTCAAATTTGTGACTGCCACCTGcccatttcccattttgggAGTGCAGCATTTGCACAAGCAGCTGGGGAAGCCCAGGGAATCCCGTCCAACACTCCATGCTGTGCCCCTGAGCCCAAGGAAGCTGATGTTCTTATCACACAGATGATATCACAtattctggaaaacaaaaatttagGGGCTGCATGCTCACAGTTTGTTTATACAACTGACAGATTTCATTCAGCTGCTGTCAGAAGGGAAATAAAGCCAATGACCTGAA from Haemorhous mexicanus isolate bHaeMex1 chromosome 23, bHaeMex1.pri, whole genome shotgun sequence includes:
- the EXOSC10 gene encoding exosome component 10 isoform X1, whose protein sequence is MAAAGREGSPVGQAGSSGMPAGAEGSSTMSALPGFDSPDAFVKYALGTVVAATKASNGLPQPGDEYDFYCSFPGFRAYCSTQSDRLLRCMSQVMQYHGCRSLMKDSSKVTGLEDKFDMLVDSNDVILERVSILLDEASGVNRNQQPVLPAGLQPPQMIVSSWNRKAGEFHKRTQSETFRLLHAKNISRPQLKFREKIDNSNTPFVPKIFIKPNALKPLPEALTKSGRQRKERPEDLDVPAALADFIHQQRTQKTEQDMFAHPYQYELEHFSPPDEVLKKPELQMYRPIEETPCHFITTLDELVELNEKLMTCKEFALDLEHHSYRSFLGLTCLMQISTRTEDFIIDTLELRSDMNILNETFTDPAIVKVLHGADSDVEWLQRDFGLYLVNVFDTHQAARLLNLGRHSLDHLLKLYCSVDADKKYQLADWRIRPLPEEMIRYAREDTHYLLYIYDKVRELLWERGKEQPTQLQVVWQRSRDICLKKYIKPLFTDESYLDLYRRQKKHLDTQQLAAFRLLFAWRDKIARQEDESTGYVLPNHMLLKIAEELPKECQGIIACCNPVPPLVRQQINELHLLIQQAREMPLLKSEITSVRKRAPLPNPEKLENALFGPHDSSRIPMDHLQNNSALDPALVLEDVCLFSDSERTMDIQDNQPESTCLVATTTVSIFSECDESEGNKRTLTTAQRKAQLIMESFENPFKMYLPPEENSAYVSQSAKFDPSSKIYEISNRWKLMSQAPVQKKSKNETNKKAAQQSAAHVQTQKLNKKAAQNVVSVRQQAMQEQANRKKERDTSEMGAETGAELPTQEKKRQKKTQQPEELEALKQFTPFDYSNSSFKVFAGGSKSKQSPQFDPAKQAYTGKKFAGANKLQQSGNRSMSYLAGKAERGSTHHWPKR
- the EXOSC10 gene encoding exosome component 10 isoform X2, translating into MAAAGREGSPVGQAGSSGMPAGAEGSSTMSALPGFDSPDAFVKYALGTVVAATKASNGLPQPGDEYDFYCSFPGFRAYCSTQSDRLLRCMSQVMQYHGCRSLMKDSSKVTGLEDKFDMLVDSNDVILERVSILLDEASGVNRNQQPVLPAGLQPPQMIVSSWNRKAGEFHKRTQSETFRLLHAKNISRPQLKFREKIDNSNTPFVPKIFIKPNALKPLPEALTKSGRQRKERPEDLDVPAALADFIHQQRTQKTEQDMFAHPYQYELEHFSPPDEVLKKPELQMYRPIEETPCHFITTLDELVELNEKLMTCKEFALDLEHHSYRSFLGLTCLMQISTRTEDFIIDTLELRSDMNILNETFTDPAIVKVLHGADSDVEWLQRDFGLYLVNVFDTHQAARLLNLGRHSLDHLLKLYCSVDADKKYQLADWRIRPLPEEMIRYAREDTHYLLYIYDKVRELLWERGKEQPTQLQVVWQRSRDICLKKYIKPLFTDESYLDLYRRQKKHLDTQQLAAFRLLFAWRDKIARQEDESTGYVLPNHMLLKIAEELPKECQGIIACCNPVPPLVRQQINELHLLIQQAREMPLLKSEITSVRKRAPLPNPEKLENALFGPHDSSRIPMDHLQNNSALDPALVLEDVCLFSDSERTMDIQDNQPESTCLVATTTVSIFSECDESEGNKRTLTTAQRKAQLIMESFENPFKMYLPPEENSAYVSQSAKFDPSSKIYEISNRWKLMSQAPVQKKSKNETNKKAAQQSVMLVCLHSCPCPDTKAE